In one window of Dermochelys coriacea isolate rDerCor1 chromosome 3, rDerCor1.pri.v4, whole genome shotgun sequence DNA:
- the LOC122459552 gene encoding uncharacterized protein LOC122459552 translates to MMERGYSRDTEQCRTKIKELRQAYQKAKEVKGHSGSQSHTYRFYCELHAIMECDATTTPTMSVDTCKGGVAQSKEDELLEDEVEEEEEDSAQVTSGESVFSSSQELLLTLEPTASPHSQGGLPDHDPGEGTSGANVSTWPLSTPSQRLVQIRRWKKRTRDDMFANLIQSSCTDRAQLNVRRQTIAESHKALNEHEERRDTHDESRQDACSSSWGSKPTCSTVWWI, encoded by the exons atgatggaaagaggctactccagggacacagagcagtgtcgtacaaaaatcaaggagctcaggcaagcgtaccaaaaagccaAGGAGGTGAAAGGGCACTCTGGGTCACAGTCCCATACATACCGCTTCtactgtgagctgcatgcaattatggagtgtgatgccaccactaccccaacaaTGTCCGTGgatacctgcaaggggggagttgcaCAGAGCAAGGAGGATGAGTTATTGGAGGatgaagtggaggaggaggaggaggacagtgcacaggtgaCAAGTGGGGAATCCGTTTTCTCCTCTAGCCAGGAACTATTATTAACGCTAGAGCCaacagcctccccccactcccaaggcgggctcccggaccatgaccctggagaaggcacttctg gtgcaaatgtttcaacgtggcccctatctactccgtcccagaggctggtccagattagaaggtggaaaaaacgaACTAGGGACGACATGTTTGCCAACCTCATACAGTcttcctgcactgatagggcccagctgaatgtgcggaggcaaacaattgcggagtccCATAAAGCGTTAAATGAacacgaagagaggagggacacacacgatgagagcaggcaggatgcctgctcaagctcatgggggagcaaaccgacatgctccactgtatggtggatctaa